From the genome of Acidobacteriota bacterium, one region includes:
- a CDS encoding choice-of-anchor D domain-containing protein: MYSGCKIEMINEGAIFFRPLTDTKNPVELTGEQPRIAINLTSVNFGKVAQNAAASEMVFIKNIGKQALVISAITPPEAPFLLDKVPLPLTLQPGEKTRLMIRLRPVATGFQSSVLRIKSNDPTKSFHSLVIDAEIVKPRHGFYEAKTGDPQRDFGNLNRTRDSYQRTPNYAVEKITTRESPRPKKRLLILSVILILSFIGILIYQMSDSPKASATPQTAVPQPPKVVSSALCPALMK; encoded by the coding sequence ATGTACAGCGGTTGCAAGATTGAAATGATCAACGAAGGCGCAATCTTTTTTCGCCCCCTGACCGACACCAAAAACCCGGTTGAGCTGACCGGCGAACAACCGCGCATTGCCATTAATCTGACCTCCGTCAATTTCGGCAAGGTTGCTCAGAATGCCGCCGCATCGGAAATGGTTTTTATCAAAAATATCGGCAAACAGGCATTGGTGATTTCGGCAATAACTCCGCCTGAAGCCCCGTTTTTATTGGATAAAGTGCCACTGCCGCTCACCTTGCAACCCGGCGAAAAGACCCGCTTGATGATTCGCCTTCGCCCGGTTGCCACGGGGTTTCAATCAAGTGTATTGCGCATCAAATCGAATGACCCGACGAAAAGTTTTCATTCACTGGTCATTGATGCCGAAATCGTAAAACCCCGGCATGGTTTTTATGAGGCGAAAACCGGCGACCCGCAAAGAGATTTTGGAAATTTAAACAGGACACGCGACTCCTATCAAAGAACGCCTAATTACGCGGTCGAAAAAATCACCACCAGGGAAAGCCCGCGCCCTAAAAAGCGGTTATTGATTTTATCCGTCATCTTAATCCTTTCATTTATCGGCATTTTAATTTATCAAATGAGCGATTCACCGAAGGCTTCGGCGACCCCGCAAACCGCTGTCCCGCAACCCCCAAAAGTGGTTTCGAGCGCGCTTTGCCCGGCGCTGATGAAATGA
- the tsaB gene encoding tRNA (adenosine(37)-N6)-threonylcarbamoyltransferase complex dimerization subunit type 1 TsaB, whose translation MSNRETGEPQGDNEPLILALDTSSKLTSMAIARGEKIIATFGAELDETRSTKLWNLIDYLLEAVGVKIEAIDLYAVCTGPGGFTGLRVGMAATQAFAAATGKLTVGVSSLEAWAAAVPFATTVCSMLNAYKGEVYSQLFELNERREPLARNAPEVSAIEKALERVAQIDNLVIVGDGAHLHHQAIKQFSLDEGSGSTTASPKIWRIHQHSGFLAEEIARLGFLKMQTGAAVSAENLQATYVRGADIKIKVQG comes from the coding sequence ATGTCCAACAGGGAAACCGGTGAACCTCAAGGCGATAATGAACCGCTCATTCTCGCGCTCGATACTTCATCCAAACTCACGAGCATGGCGATTGCCCGTGGCGAAAAAATCATTGCGACCTTCGGAGCCGAACTCGATGAAACCCGTTCGACCAAACTCTGGAACCTGATTGATTATCTGCTTGAGGCGGTCGGTGTGAAAATCGAAGCGATTGATTTATACGCAGTCTGCACGGGACCCGGCGGGTTTACAGGGTTGCGCGTCGGGATGGCGGCGACGCAAGCGTTTGCCGCGGCGACAGGGAAGTTGACAGTTGGCGTTTCATCGCTTGAAGCCTGGGCGGCGGCGGTTCCTTTCGCCACCACGGTTTGTTCAATGCTGAATGCCTATAAAGGCGAAGTCTATTCACAACTTTTTGAGTTGAACGAGCGGCGAGAGCCATTGGCGCGCAATGCGCCTGAGGTCAGCGCGATAGAAAAAGCGTTGGAGCGCGTCGCACAAATTGATAATCTAGTAATCGTTGGCGACGGTGCGCATTTGCATCATCAGGCGATAAAGCAATTTTCGCTTGATGAGGGTAGCGGTTCAACAACCGCATCACCAAAAATTTGGCGCATCCATCAGCATTCGGGGTTTCTCGCTGAAGAAATTGCCCGACTCGGTTTTTTGAAGATGCAAACGGGCGCGGCGGTCTCGGCAGAAAATTTACAGGCGACCTATGTGCGTGGCGCGGATATTAAAATAAAAGTTCAAGGGTAA
- a CDS encoding DUF4367 domain-containing protein yields the protein MKLKTHCPVILLVISIFLTAGFSQSAAAQSKDPKAFAQGILAALSDKQVGELLALRIPVAIPTYIPAGFRVDEVQIEKDQYTTGYTIRYANNRGATFAIQSADDGIGSVETVKTLKGKNPYFNNGLEVGYQVEDKTEIWGEWIENRRQASGSKKLQYYSLTASKISLQEAMKIMKSLRYLQR from the coding sequence TTGAAATTAAAAACCCACTGCCCGGTAATTTTGCTTGTCATCTCTATTTTTCTTACTGCCGGTTTTTCACAATCCGCTGCGGCGCAGAGCAAAGACCCGAAAGCTTTTGCTCAAGGCATTCTTGCGGCGTTAAGCGATAAACAGGTCGGCGAGTTGTTGGCATTGCGCATTCCGGTTGCCATTCCGACCTATATACCTGCGGGCTTTCGCGTTGATGAAGTGCAGATCGAAAAAGACCAATACACCACCGGCTACACGATTCGTTATGCCAACAATCGTGGGGCAACCTTTGCCATTCAATCGGCAGACGATGGCATCGGCAGTGTTGAAACCGTGAAAACTCTCAAAGGCAAAAATCCCTATTTCAATAACGGCTTGGAAGTCGGGTATCAAGTGGAAGACAAAACCGAAATCTGGGGTGAATGGATAGAAAATCGTCGTCAGGCGAGCGGTTCAAAAAAGCTTCAATACTATTCGCTCACGGCTTCAAAAATCTCTTTACAGGAAGCCATGAAGATTATGAAGTCGCTCCGTTATTTGCAGCGGTGA
- the rimI gene encoding ribosomal protein S18-alanine N-acetyltransferase, protein MAMQVSRFEDNGFSPSQQMFTVDWMTLDDLSEVVEIEEISGLNRWGYDSYKREILTNPSAIMLVARTSEDVGRRILGFFAGWTVEDEMHINNIASHPGFRRIGVGRKLLETALGFGGQRGISFAILEVRASNETAQSLYRKMGFKYVNRRRDYYRFPTEDAFVMRLELYA, encoded by the coding sequence ATGGCGATGCAGGTTAGCAGGTTTGAGGATAATGGATTTTCACCTTCACAACAGATGTTTACCGTCGATTGGATGACGCTCGACGATTTGAGTGAAGTCGTCGAGATTGAAGAAATCTCCGGGCTGAATCGCTGGGGGTATGATTCATATAAACGCGAAATCCTCACCAACCCTTCGGCGATTATGCTGGTGGCGCGAACCAGTGAAGATGTCGGACGCCGGATATTGGGCTTTTTTGCGGGATGGACAGTCGAAGATGAAATGCACATCAATAATATTGCTTCACACCCCGGTTTCAGACGCATCGGCGTCGGGCGTAAACTGTTGGAAACCGCGCTGGGATTTGGCGGGCAACGCGGCATTTCATTTGCGATTTTAGAAGTCCGCGCCTCCAATGAAACGGCGCAATCGCTGTATCGAAAAATGGGTTTCAAATACGTCAACCGCAGGCGCGATTATTATCGCTTTCCAACCGAAGACGCATTTGTGATGCGGCTCGAATTATACGCTTGA
- a CDS encoding lysophospholipid acyltransferase family protein: MLNILKLLALPFFKIWFTVEYYGLNNVPKDGAVILAGNHPSYLDPVLVALPVKRVIRFMAWDALFKVPLLGLVIRKLGAFPVDIRKGKGESAFMEAVKVLRNQHALGIFPEGQRSEQGPMGELRTGTARLAIETNAPIVPITIGGAYRAWPRIKLFPKPAKIIVRYHKPIYLNPTDIATRKDDREYHKEVMNQIAQAINRSLRPALRGDTHFEQWYKQPPSNLRIYEWVPLVAALISTLILVIRGSFFTNWQAVWLPPLGYYLYLITDLLLIKPSRFAKWVRNSAPVWLMLIWHHGLTATLGVPEGEKNGLLIATSLAAFFAFFWEDYFTLQKFVRGLVAVYYLSVAMLLNWSNGLGMFTSLTVFIIAFCFWFRTIYYQATVTVLSLSLAFALLSSKQTDWQLLSYAALGIAIIGYLQTFISAAYDIRRQGTVNDLTAANNGATS, translated from the coding sequence ATGTTGAATATCTTAAAACTTCTCGCCTTACCGTTTTTCAAAATCTGGTTCACTGTGGAGTATTATGGACTCAATAATGTGCCTAAAGATGGCGCAGTCATCCTTGCGGGCAATCATCCTTCTTACCTGGACCCGGTGCTGGTGGCGTTGCCTGTGAAACGAGTCATACGATTTATGGCATGGGATGCGCTCTTTAAAGTCCCGCTTCTCGGTTTGGTGATTCGCAAACTCGGCGCTTTCCCGGTAGACATTCGCAAAGGCAAAGGCGAATCGGCGTTTATGGAAGCCGTCAAAGTTTTACGAAATCAGCATGCCCTGGGCATCTTTCCCGAAGGGCAACGCTCCGAACAAGGACCGATGGGCGAACTGAGAACCGGCACCGCTAGACTGGCGATTGAAACCAACGCGCCGATTGTGCCGATAACCATTGGCGGCGCTTATCGCGCCTGGCCGCGCATCAAACTTTTTCCTAAACCGGCAAAAATTATCGTGCGTTATCACAAACCGATTTATTTAAATCCAACCGACATTGCGACCCGCAAAGATGATCGTGAATATCATAAAGAGGTGATGAATCAAATCGCCCAAGCCATCAATCGTTCGCTGAGACCGGCGCTGCGCGGCGATACACATTTTGAGCAATGGTATAAACAACCGCCGTCAAACCTTCGCATCTACGAATGGGTACCGCTGGTTGCCGCGCTCATCAGCACTTTGATTCTGGTGATTCGCGGTTCATTTTTTACAAATTGGCAAGCCGTCTGGTTGCCGCCGCTCGGTTATTACCTTTATCTCATCACCGATTTGCTGTTGATCAAACCGTCACGTTTTGCCAAGTGGGTGCGCAACTCTGCGCCGGTCTGGTTGATGCTCATCTGGCATCATGGATTGACCGCCACCCTTGGAGTACCCGAAGGTGAAAAAAACGGCTTGCTGATTGCCACTTCGCTTGCGGCATTCTTTGCTTTCTTCTGGGAAGATTATTTTACTTTGCAGAAATTCGTGCGCGGTCTGGTGGCGGTTTATTATTTATCGGTTGCCATGTTGCTCAACTGGTCAAACGGGCTTGGCATGTTCACCAGCCTTACGGTGTTTATTATCGCTTTCTGTTTCTGGTTTCGGACGATTTATTACCAGGCAACGGTTACGGTCTTGAGTCTCAGCCTCGCCTTTGCGCTTCTATCATCAAAGCAGACCGACTGGCAATTGCTCTCCTATGCAGCTTTAGGCATTGCCATCATCGGCTATCTGCAAACCTTTATCAGCGCCGCTTACGATATTCGCAGACAAGGCACGGTCAATGACCTCACCGCTGCAAATAACGGAGCGACTTCATAA